The stretch of DNA TCTCGACGATGGGCTAGAACATACCCATCaggatttgataaataattatgtacgTTAAAAATCCGCAAgatgacaataattataacGACAATGTCAACTTTCCTATAATATTGATTACaaagagaaacaaaaaaaaaaaaaaaacgaaacaattaaaaaattattgattcatttattttttagaattcaGAGATAAGTTATGACGTCAATGAAGGAGACATGGATCCAATGCCTCGTTATGAACAAACAGgtgttttaaatgatttaaaattaaatttataatttttatttttaaatgaattttatgatATAGGAATGAATGGACATGGTACAAGATGTGCTGGTGAAATAGCAATGGAagcaaataatcataaatgCGGTGTTGGAGTGGCATTTGAAGCTTCTATTGGTGGAATAAAATTACTCGATGGAATTGTTAATGATAGAGTTGAGGGTGAGGCACTTGGCTATCGACAGGatatcattgatatttatacAGCATCATGGGGTCCAGCTGATGATGGTAAAAGCTTAGAGGCACCTGGTAGGCTTGCCACTGAAGCACTTGAACGTGGTATCATGaaggtaattattttttatcaactctaATAAATCCacttgatgattaattaattttttaaatttttcaaataatattttatacaaattaaaaatgatcaatcattgataagaaaatataaataatttataacacgttttcattttttttctttgaatttattgaaataaattttaactccTGTTTTTcgatttgaaatgaaaaaaataacagttaTGCgtgattgaatttaaaatgattgttAGGGTCAAATTATTGGGAAATATGGGCTGGGGGCAGAACGATAATTGTGGATGTGATGGATATGTTAATAGTATTTATACAATTGCTGTTGGTTCAGCGAGTCAAACTGGTAAATTTCCATGGTATGGTGAACAATGCACAGCTACCATGGCAACAACATACAGCAGTGGAGCATATCAAGACCaaatgattgtaaaaaaaacatttaaaaataatttaacaaaaataaatttttagattgtgttaaaaataatttcacttGAACTCTGgtgattgtttgtttgttttattattatcctcAGGCAACGACTGATTTAAAGAATAAATGCACCACCCGTCACACTGGAACATCTGCCTCAGCTCCACTCGCTGCGGGAATTCTTGCTCTGGCATTGCAAGTGAagtaataaaatcaaatttcatCTCACagaatgacttttttttttgctattttatttaatttattttttaacagttaaatatatattttaaaattttaaataatttattttaattgtattttttatcatgcaattttttaatgaaaataaatttttttttaacaagcaaGGAGTTGACCTGGAGAGATGTACAACATCTCATCGTTCAAACAGCTGAATATAGTCCTCTTaggtatatacatttttatccttttaatatatttttattttttttatttatttatgctttGGCTCTTTGATTACTACTCACTTTATtcgtgatgaaaaaaaatttatattgtgaaAAATTGTGGTATACATCTTTgactttttcttttcaatttttataaatttttttttctatttttctatgGATAAAAGATTAAAGTACTTTTTCTACAATAATTCCACTGAGAAATTTAACTGAATGTCACAGCTTTACTTtgacttttattataaaatcaacaacagtATAAaaagtgtatatttattttttaatattcagaAATAATCCAGGatggataaaaaattcagctggtttttttttcaattcacgTTTTGGATTTGGATTGATGAATGCCCATGCTCTTGTTTTAGCAGCCAACAATTGGACtagaatacaaaataaaatagtatgcCATGTAAAGCCAGAAAAAGAGTgagtttaatcaatttaaaatttaaaaaaatcaacaatcaacaaagattaaaaaaacaatatattttttttaacatttagaTTGAAATATTTGACTTACGGTCGACCAATTACTTTGACatttaaagtaaataattgtCCTCAGGGTGATGTTAAAGTTGCTTATCTAGAGCACGTTGAAATTGAGACAAGTATAAAATACACAAATCGTGGATCACTAAAAATGCATTTGACCTCAGCTGctggtaatttatatttttaataattcaaactgtaaaaaatagaaaaaaaaaaaaatacaatcatgttgattcaataaataaatagcataaaataataataaaaaaaaaagaacaaatcaATTGTTGCATGAATGattaatgttgataaaatatattgataaattaaatcaggTACGAGGGTGCAAATATTATACTCACGACAACTGGACGATTCGAATGAGGGTTTCAATAGGTGGAAATTCATGTCAGTAGCAACGTGGGGTGAAAAACCATTGGGTACTTGGAGTTTGAAAATAACTGATGAGGTAAGTTAATGATTAAGTTCAAGGCAAACATAGATTGCATGTCTAGagcttttattaataatcattaaactacttaattaacatatttttaatatttttttttggatttttcatTAGATTGGTCCAGCATGGAATAATGGATCTATTGAAAATGTCACATTGATTCTTCATGGTACATCAGAGCTTCCATATTACCGTAAGAATGGAACAAGAATATACAACGATAATTATAATCGCATGAGAAAAACggtaattattcatcaatttgttaattaaaaattcactaaattatttgtaagatataaataataataatttaaagtaaatgaaataattaaatacattgattaatttgtattttctaGAATAGAGATGAAATCATTCAAACGAAAAATTATGGGGATGAGGTAAATGAAGATACCAAGTGGAACGTGATTCTGACCAACGAGAtcaatttatatgataaagttaaaaaagttgaaaaactTATTTGGCTTGATTGgcttaaaaaagttttatttggttaaattaataattaaatttaaagtttgataatttatgtttgaaatttttaataaaatatatggtattttaaataattcaataaattaataagtgtttaattaaattttacaaagttattaatttacttttatacttttagttttttaatttttgatttgtaACAAGTTTGGTTTAATTAATTGGTTTATTTTCGATatgcaaatgaaaatttgtaCAGTGTTAAATCAAACAGCAAgtacatgatgatgatgacggtgatgatgttgatgattttgatgataatactaGTGTGTTATTTGACCACGTGGATGCGCCATGTTTAAAGGCGCAAAAGTAAATGAGTTGCCAATGGTAACACACACCTTTTTCAATTCAGTAGCATGTCGCAAACCGTGCCGTCAACAACCGagccccaaaaaaaaaataaacgtccaaataaataataataataataattaacaacggaaattaaataaaatttaaatattgtattaattaaaaatgttgaaaaatattttattcattaaattaaagttttaacGTCAAAttcaacattgaaaaaaaaaaaaaaaaaaagtaagtttttaaaattaattaaattcaatgaaatttacatTCGAGTACAAGaaaatacttgttttatttttttttttttaaaacaatatatgtatgtaattcaaattgaattttatttcttttttttaattgtaaatttaattggtttttttaattaattaaaatcactgattcaaataaatgataatatttttttttttttgcttttttatttattgataacaaaaatggaatattaattttttttataaaaatttttttaaattgttcttTTGGGTTTATaggtatatgtttttttttttttttttagttaactAATTGAGCTTAAAGTATCATAATGTTATCTCAAGCCAAGACACTGACAAAGCTGTCACAAAGGAACTACAAGCTCAACACTTTACACAGCTTTTCAATTTCCCATtcacattaaaatatatatatttttttttcttttcattcatCATTTTACTGTGTTTACTGTCAAAATACTCTTGACtagttttgtttatatttgaatttagtatttaaataaacatcttATGTTAttcaaacaacaattaatgaattatttatcacGAAAAATTACCCAAACCAAGTTTtatgagtttttattttttttaattattattaattattgaaattcaaattattgttgttaatattatgattgtttatttaaattatcattgatattaatttgagaaatagaaaaattataatttcgtatttttaaaacgtaattttgttttttattttttttaattgaaccacgtaaaaaaaacaaagactGAAAAGTACCGAGTAATTTCATTGAGAATATTAAAGTCTGACGTATACCAAAGGATTATTAAAATGGGTCAATGAGGCCCCAGGTTttgtagaagaaaaaaatagtgaagATTATATGAATGAGAAAAAGGAGAAAAACACGAGTCCAGGGAAACACACAGAGAGAAACTCAAGTAggcataaaatattttctacaacAGTAATGTGAACTtcactttaaatatttaaatactgagaacaataaaaacaacaaaaaaaagcataaaagaaataaattactgttgaaaaaaaataaaaaacgaataaaaaagaaaaaattataaaaaaaaaaaaaagaatcatacacgttaataatttaaagtaaacattttattaatgaatgaattttttttcatcttttcaattgaaattttccattgaaaataaacaagtttcttctattcttttttaacttgataataattttttgagtttcttttaaatttatgcaaaaaaaaaaatgaaaaagacttgaatttttttttgtgtataacTCGTTATCCATGTGTCGGAAAAAAAAGTCACTTGagaatttcattaaaattgtttatgaaTAGACaagaagaataataataatttttcaactttcaaATTTTATCCAGATAATTATTCAGTATTATATTTGGTGAATATGAAACCCTCAAAGTTATTAAACACATAATTTAATACAGCCTCATTAGTCTGTAATTAAAAACTacaaatttgtatattttttttaattattatattattattttgcctttaaaataatcatttaaaaaatgcatttaataataaaaactacaattcatttttaaacactgttatttatttttatttgacgaaaagaaaatttataattgtctagttataaaaaaatctaattaatttttaaacagtgtttttcttattttgtattctgatatttattaaaaataaatttataattttttgatggttttttaattttatttatcaatgcaatttatttttaaatatctttatttatttatttatttttactgaggtataataaaattgaattttaaaatttttaattgtattttttgaggcaattaatttttaaatatttcagcttgaataaataaataatgaattaataataataatttttaaatgttaactaaaaaactattaattatCTCTGATAAATATGAAATGCATTGTCAGCTAAATTGTAGATGTTACCACAATGATGACAATGGAATACAGAATTTCAATCTATCTGACAGCATTTCGGTTACGATCAATTAATTACTTgtgtatcaatttttaatgttgttttattacgcctattaaattaaaataatgtattttattatttttatcatttatatagtcaaaaaaatattattgtcattttgattttttaataaaggatatctttttaaatttattatttatagagttgaataaataacttaaaattattatttttcgaacTTTATTGTTTATCttgtctaaaaaataattcaaaattattatctttcgaagtttattatttatctagtcgaaaaaaaacatttgcaattattattttttgagtttttttatttattttgtcaagaaaaattaattaaaggtattgtttttttagttattttgatttaatagttgaagaaatatttaaaaatgacttttctttaaatttaaaatatattaaagttAGTGTTTCGTTAAACTTATAATATCGctaaaaaagtatacataaaaGTTGTTACAGTTT from Aphidius gifuensis isolate YNYX2018 linkage group LG4, ASM1490517v1, whole genome shotgun sequence encodes:
- the LOC122854046 gene encoding neuroendocrine convertase 1-like, with product MEEFRKKGLGEIFAQECEVSNEISIWLDELSTYIIYDEKKNEMYYEDHDHSNAKIIIIDHTKSITIDFVNDDCLATIFMYVPACERPKIALVCQKWRRVLGLSWGNVKKLELTHWEYDEYPSCLKKYPTLDEQFSFLKSLLSKCGRYLTQLDLTAYGHCNIVPVINEYCPNLVKLRLRFTYVDNIILFDAFSRLSKLKVLAIIFQDFKDEFIPYTLINSLLKVADTLTDLILSNWKDKLSCDFSKETVCVLGFPDTYLWRRNNSQSRKRGNLNISIEKKSSKILWADQQKIFKRHKRDFVDKLESEKPLIRDKRLLDFPDNYNDIENNLNNEKMFNDELWNEEWYLQDTRGNKALPKLDLNVLPLYRAGVTGRGVNVAVLDDGLEHTHQDLINNYNSEISYDVNEGDMDPMPRYEQTGMNGHGTRCAGEIAMEANNHKCGVGVAFEASIGGIKLLDGIVNDRVEGEALGYRQDIIDIYTASWGPADDGKSLEAPGRLATEALERGIMKLCVIEFKMIVRVKLLGNMGWGQNDNCGCDGYVNSIYTIAVGSASQTGKFPWYGEQCTATMATTYSSGAYQDQMIATTDLKNKCTTRHTGTSASAPLAAGILALALQVNKELTWRDVQHLIVQTAEYSPLRNNPGWIKNSAGFFFNSRFGFGLMNAHALVLAANNWTRIQNKIVCHVKPEKELKYLTYGRPITLTFKVNNCPQGDVKVAYLEHVEIETSIKYTNRGSLKMHLTSAAGTRVQILYSRQLDDSNEGFNRWKFMSVATWGEKPLGTWSLKITDEIGPAWNNGSIENVTLILHGTSELPYYRKNGTRIYNDNYNRMRKTNRDEIIQTKNYGDEVNEDTKWNVILTNEINLYDKVKKVEKLIWLDWLKKVLFG